A single genomic interval of Mucilaginibacter boryungensis harbors:
- a CDS encoding low molecular weight protein tyrosine phosphatase family protein, translated as MSNLLFICSKNQWRSPTAELLFRNHSVHQARSAGTSEQARIKINQKLLDWADVVFVMERRHRDILKQRFTVPSKKLIVFDIEDNYQFNDPELVAMLKEALEGYL; from the coding sequence TTGTCTAACCTACTTTTCATTTGCAGCAAAAACCAGTGGCGCAGCCCAACTGCTGAACTATTGTTCCGCAATCATTCCGTGCACCAGGCACGTTCGGCAGGGACCAGCGAGCAGGCCCGTATTAAGATAAACCAAAAATTGCTGGACTGGGCTGATGTGGTTTTTGTAATGGAAAGGAGACATCGCGATATTTTGAAACAGCGCTTTACCGTACCATCTAAAAAATTGATCGTGTTTGATATTGAGGATAATTACCAGTTTAATGACCCGGAATTGGTGGCGATGTTAAAAGAGGCGCTTGAAGGGTATCTATAA
- a CDS encoding GH39 family glycosyl hydrolase, whose amino-acid sequence MKKTCYTLLFIFLACCAIAQTRTIRADLTQVAGKKPAMFNECVGAGRANEGLRADWQQQLAEVQKDMGFRYIRFHGLLNDDMQVYKIDKEGKQVYNWQYIDKLYDYLLSIHIRPFVELGFMPTDMASGTKTVFWWKGNVTKPKTYELWEELIRRLVSHFQDRYGKAEVEKWYFEVWNEPDLGGFFAGTQADYFELYGHTAKAIKSVSPTYRVGGPATSAVKWIGDFLTYCDDHKLPVDFVSTHDYATTSVLDEFGLKKQRLKPNADSVAQDVEKVRKQINASGFKNAELHFTEWNTSPSSRDPMHDTYQNAAFILNVLKKAAPWPNSMSYWTFTDIFEEAGAGPTSFHGGFGLLNLQDIRKPTYYAYKFLNELGSQELKTNDPTSIICKQGKNVQALFWDFTFPTKDYNQIAFSKIQPPTDKVPVNLQLTHLTNGKYRVEVYRVGYRMNDPYSQYLDWGKPAYLSVAQVNELKAQSTGKSISVVNVTVSNGSYHQQFPIRSNDIYMVKLIWKGR is encoded by the coding sequence ATGAAAAAAACCTGCTATACGCTACTGTTTATTTTCCTGGCTTGCTGTGCCATTGCCCAAACCCGTACTATCCGCGCCGACCTAACACAGGTTGCAGGTAAAAAACCTGCTATGTTTAACGAATGTGTGGGTGCCGGTCGCGCTAACGAAGGTTTGCGGGCCGATTGGCAGCAGCAATTGGCCGAGGTACAAAAGGATATGGGTTTCCGTTACATCCGCTTCCACGGGCTGCTGAACGATGATATGCAGGTGTATAAAATTGACAAGGAGGGCAAGCAGGTATACAATTGGCAGTATATTGATAAACTGTACGATTATTTGCTGAGCATCCACATCCGCCCATTTGTGGAACTGGGTTTTATGCCCACCGATATGGCCAGCGGCACCAAAACCGTTTTTTGGTGGAAGGGCAATGTAACCAAGCCAAAAACTTACGAGTTGTGGGAAGAACTCATCCGCCGCCTGGTAAGCCATTTTCAGGACAGGTATGGCAAAGCCGAGGTAGAAAAGTGGTATTTTGAAGTATGGAACGAACCCGACCTTGGCGGCTTCTTTGCGGGTACACAGGCAGACTATTTTGAGTTATACGGGCATACGGCCAAAGCTATAAAAAGTGTATCGCCAACTTACCGTGTAGGCGGCCCGGCTACATCGGCTGTTAAGTGGATAGGCGATTTTTTAACATATTGCGACGATCATAAACTCCCGGTCGACTTTGTATCGACGCACGATTATGCCACCACATCTGTACTGGATGAATTTGGCCTGAAAAAACAAAGGTTAAAACCCAATGCCGATTCGGTAGCACAGGACGTAGAAAAAGTACGCAAACAAATAAATGCTTCGGGCTTTAAAAATGCTGAGCTGCATTTTACCGAATGGAACACCTCGCCATCATCGCGCGACCCAATGCACGATACCTATCAAAATGCGGCCTTTATACTAAATGTGCTGAAAAAAGCCGCGCCATGGCCCAACAGTATGTCGTACTGGACGTTTACCGATATTTTTGAGGAAGCCGGCGCCGGGCCAACTTCATTCCACGGCGGGTTTGGTTTGCTGAACTTACAGGACATCAGGAAGCCAACCTATTATGCCTATAAATTTTTGAATGAATTAGGCAGCCAGGAATTGAAAACGAACGATCCTACTTCAATCATCTGCAAACAAGGTAAAAACGTGCAGGCCTTGTTTTGGGATTTCACGTTTCCTACAAAAGATTATAACCAGATAGCTTTCAGTAAAATACAGCCACCTACGGATAAAGTTCCTGTCAATCTGCAACTAACGCACCTTACCAATGGCAAATACCGGGTGGAAGTTTACCGGGTAGGTTATCGTATGAACGACCCCTACAGCCAATACCTCGATTGGGGCAAACCGGCTTACTTATCCGTAGCGCAGGTGAACGAACTGAAAGCCCAATCAACCGGCAAATCGATCAGTGTAGTAAACGTAACGGTAAGCAATGGTAGCTATCACCAGCAATTCCCTATCCGCAGTAATGATATTTATATGGTGAAATTGATTTGGAAGGGGAGATAA
- a CDS encoding NPCBM/NEW2 domain-containing protein: MKNHLLPRLLFTALCAMGLPVLAQQASPNVVWIDAMNLTEVEQGWGQVHAGKSVDGHPITLNNVVYAHGIGTHADGNIVITLHGAATRFSATVGVDDEATKEGSVVFTVLVDGKERVKTPVLKRGDTQVISIDVTGAKQLTLQLDDAGDGINNDHGDWADAKLELAPGARQKPEIVTTPATPPRYVHQAESEVPQIHGARIIGATPGRDFLFRIPATGKGPLSYGAANLPSGLKLNPATGIISGALKAAGTTRVILSARGPKGRATRELTIVGGEHKLALTPPMGWNSWNVWAGAVDEDKVKAAADEMISTGLAAHGYSYINIDDTWEAGRDDKGNILTNKKFPDMARLSGYIHKKGLRFGIYSSPGPQTCAGYTASYEHEDQDAASYAAWGVDYLKYDWCSYGRIAKDDHSLPALMKPYQVMGASLNKVNRDIVYSLCQYGMGEVWKWGADPSIGGNAWRTTGDIVDNWHSLRGIIESQAGHEVYAGPGHWNDPDMLMVGIVGFGKTHPTHLKPNEQILHISMWSLLAAPILIGCDMTKMDQFTLDLLANDETIDINQDPLGKAASRVVKDGNREVWARPLFDGTKAVGLVNMDNEPQKITVKWADLGLKAPQAVRDLWLHKNLGTINGSYTVEVPAHGCVLLKVKGVGRK, from the coding sequence ATGAAAAACCATTTATTGCCTCGTTTATTATTCACAGCACTATGCGCTATGGGCTTACCTGTGCTGGCCCAGCAAGCCTCCCCCAATGTTGTATGGATTGATGCCATGAACCTTACCGAAGTGGAACAAGGCTGGGGGCAGGTGCACGCGGGAAAATCTGTAGACGGGCACCCCATTACGCTGAATAACGTGGTGTACGCGCATGGCATTGGCACCCACGCCGATGGGAATATCGTAATTACCCTGCACGGCGCGGCTACCCGTTTCTCCGCCACAGTGGGTGTGGATGACGAGGCCACTAAAGAAGGATCGGTAGTGTTTACCGTGCTTGTTGATGGCAAAGAACGGGTTAAAACCCCGGTATTGAAAAGGGGCGATACACAGGTAATTTCCATAGATGTCACCGGTGCTAAACAGCTAACGCTGCAATTGGACGATGCCGGCGATGGCATTAATAACGACCATGGCGACTGGGCCGACGCTAAGTTAGAACTGGCTCCCGGCGCCCGGCAAAAACCCGAGATAGTGACCACACCGGCTACCCCGCCGCGCTATGTACATCAAGCCGAGAGTGAAGTACCGCAGATACATGGCGCAAGGATAATTGGCGCGACACCGGGGCGCGATTTTCTTTTCCGCATACCGGCCACGGGTAAAGGCCCGTTAAGCTACGGTGCCGCGAACCTACCCTCTGGATTAAAATTGAACCCGGCTACCGGGATAATCTCGGGCGCGTTAAAAGCTGCGGGGACTACGCGGGTTATACTAAGCGCCCGCGGACCAAAAGGACGGGCGACACGCGAACTGACCATAGTTGGCGGCGAGCATAAACTGGCCTTAACCCCGCCCATGGGCTGGAACTCGTGGAACGTGTGGGCAGGCGCGGTTGATGAGGACAAAGTGAAAGCCGCTGCCGATGAGATGATCTCGACCGGGTTAGCCGCACATGGCTATTCATACATTAATATTGATGATACCTGGGAGGCAGGGCGCGATGATAAAGGCAATATCCTGACGAACAAAAAATTCCCTGACATGGCGCGGTTGTCGGGTTATATTCATAAAAAAGGCTTGCGCTTTGGGATCTATTCCTCGCCGGGACCGCAAACCTGCGCGGGCTATACCGCCAGTTACGAGCATGAAGACCAGGACGCCGCCAGCTACGCCGCCTGGGGTGTTGATTATTTAAAATACGATTGGTGCAGCTACGGGCGCATTGCTAAGGATGATCATTCCCTGCCAGCCCTGATGAAACCCTACCAGGTGATGGGCGCATCGCTGAATAAAGTTAACCGCGATATTGTGTACTCGCTATGCCAGTATGGTATGGGCGAGGTTTGGAAATGGGGCGCCGACCCATCCATTGGCGGTAACGCCTGGCGCACCACCGGCGATATTGTAGATAACTGGCACAGTTTAAGAGGCATTATAGAAAGCCAGGCCGGGCACGAAGTGTATGCCGGGCCGGGCCACTGGAACGACCCTGATATGCTGATGGTGGGCATAGTGGGCTTTGGCAAAACCCACCCTACCCATTTAAAACCTAACGAACAAATATTACATATCAGTATGTGGAGCTTGCTGGCCGCCCCGATACTGATTGGCTGCGATATGACCAAAATGGATCAGTTTACGCTGGACCTGCTGGCCAACGATGAAACCATCGACATTAACCAGGACCCGCTGGGCAAAGCCGCCAGTCGCGTAGTGAAGGATGGCAACCGCGAAGTTTGGGCGCGCCCCCTGTTTGACGGTACCAAAGCCGTAGGACTGGTGAACATGGATAACGAGCCGCAAAAGATAACCGTTAAATGGGCCGACCTTGGCCTCAAAGCCCCCCAAGCCGTCCGCGACCTATGGCTGCACAAAAACCTCGGCACCATCAACGGCAGCTACACGGTTGAAGTACCAGCGCATGGGTGTGTGTTGTTGAAAGTGAAGGGAGTGGGTAGGAAGTAG
- a CDS encoding FKBP-type peptidyl-prolyl cis-trans isomerase, with protein MKKYLLILFVLVAGLSACSKSDDFDANAQATTDDAAIQAYLKANNITAVKDPSGLYYQVVTPGTGNYPTSGSTVTVNYVGKLLNGTQFDASNGFKTSLGAVVRGWTIGVPHVQVGGTIKLFIPSGLGYGNTATGSIPANSVLIFTIDLLSIN; from the coding sequence ATGAAAAAATATTTACTGATCTTATTTGTGCTGGTAGCGGGTCTGTCAGCATGCAGCAAAAGTGATGATTTTGATGCCAACGCACAGGCGACTACCGATGATGCAGCCATACAAGCGTATTTAAAAGCCAACAATATTACCGCTGTAAAAGACCCATCGGGTTTATACTATCAGGTGGTAACGCCGGGTACCGGCAATTACCCAACTTCAGGTTCTACAGTTACTGTAAACTATGTGGGTAAACTGTTAAATGGTACGCAATTCGATGCGTCAAACGGTTTTAAAACTTCGTTAGGGGCAGTTGTGCGCGGGTGGACCATAGGTGTACCGCACGTACAGGTTGGCGGTACCATTAAATTGTTTATACCATCGGGATTGGGCTATGGTAATACTGCCACAGGTTCCATACCCGCAAATTCGGTACTGATATTTACAATTGATCTGTTAAGTATCAATTAA
- a CDS encoding glycoside hydrolase, translating to MKKRLFSTLALVLCSFLICLAVVADLTGKWSGAIKTPNGDFPVKYTFKVEGDKLTGTADGADTSIPITDGKISGTNFTFNLDFNGTMLKNVGKFYGDSITIDVDYNGTNLHGMLKRVEEK from the coding sequence ATGAAGAAGAGATTATTTTCAACCCTGGCACTTGTGCTTTGCAGTTTTTTGATTTGTTTGGCTGTTGTTGCCGACCTGACCGGCAAATGGAGCGGTGCAATTAAAACCCCCAATGGCGACTTCCCTGTAAAATACACCTTTAAGGTTGAAGGTGATAAACTAACAGGTACTGCCGATGGGGCTGATACCTCCATTCCCATTACCGATGGTAAAATAAGCGGGACTAATTTTACCTTTAACCTCGATTTTAATGGCACCATGCTTAAAAACGTAGGCAAGTTTTATGGTGATTCTATTACTATAGATGTGGATTATAATGGTACCAACCTGCACGGTATGCTAAAACGTGTGGAAGAAAAATAG
- a CDS encoding sensor histidine kinase — protein sequence MKYSKIEFGIATIFFITVTIATIQNITHHYLYINSLSLNSYLGELFPYLLSYVATYSAFLALNYVVWPRYWLKKKYFEAVGLTIVLLIIVGLADMVLYSHLREWEFNRGSVSHAYKVFFSYGFVMASSFLLIYVLYVVVREGIIYQYKLSSGTQSLPAKITREIILISSLWLIILFPLLILKSASAFRDFGPFYCFVLPYCFALYFLNLYWLIPGYKKEHPASLLIYFSRLMGTAILLGIIEMAFLLQFHYFTFFGHLVIHWFAPTLVTIAISWWVYLANKEKYKQLTSLKAALGTSNANLQYLRSQINPHFLFNALNTLYGAALMEKAEKTGEGIQKLGDMMRFMLHENNQDKIALSRELDYIHNYIDLQNMRLALSPDMIIDIQIEEMVGYNEIAPMLLIPFIENAYKHGISLQEKSWINVNLYKNENILHLDVHNSVHPVNINDPERYHSGTGLENVKQRLQLLYPNRHELVVRQNTKEFFVHLSLTLDQQKPI from the coding sequence ATGAAATACAGCAAAATTGAATTTGGAATAGCAACAATTTTTTTTATTACTGTAACTATTGCCACAATTCAAAACATAACGCACCATTACTTATATATTAACAGCCTTAGCCTAAACAGCTATTTGGGCGAATTATTCCCCTATCTATTAAGCTATGTTGCCACCTATAGTGCTTTTTTAGCGCTTAACTATGTAGTTTGGCCTCGGTACTGGCTAAAAAAGAAATACTTTGAAGCTGTGGGGCTAACTATTGTTTTATTAATTATAGTAGGCTTAGCAGATATGGTTTTATATAGCCACTTGCGGGAATGGGAATTTAATAGAGGTTCGGTGAGCCATGCTTATAAAGTATTTTTTAGCTATGGCTTTGTAATGGCCAGCTCATTTTTGCTTATTTATGTTTTATACGTCGTGGTGCGCGAAGGGATTATTTACCAATATAAATTATCCAGCGGTACGCAAAGTTTACCTGCCAAAATAACACGTGAAATTATTTTAATCAGCAGCCTGTGGCTAATTATTCTATTCCCTTTGTTGATATTAAAAAGCGCAAGCGCCTTTCGCGATTTTGGTCCGTTTTACTGTTTTGTGCTACCCTATTGCTTTGCTTTATATTTCCTTAATTTATATTGGCTGATACCTGGATATAAAAAAGAGCATCCGGCTAGCCTGCTTATCTATTTTTCCAGATTAATGGGTACGGCTATACTGCTTGGGATAATAGAAATGGCCTTTTTATTGCAATTTCATTATTTCACCTTCTTTGGGCATCTTGTCATCCATTGGTTTGCGCCTACATTGGTAACCATCGCCATTTCATGGTGGGTATACTTAGCCAATAAGGAAAAGTATAAGCAGCTTACATCGCTGAAAGCAGCGCTGGGCACATCAAACGCAAACCTGCAATACTTACGGTCGCAAATTAACCCGCATTTTTTGTTTAATGCGCTGAATACCTTATATGGAGCCGCCCTGATGGAAAAAGCCGAGAAAACCGGCGAGGGCATCCAAAAACTGGGCGATATGATGCGCTTTATGCTGCACGAGAATAACCAGGACAAGATAGCCCTGAGCCGCGAACTGGATTATATTCATAACTATATCGACCTGCAAAATATGCGATTAGCCCTATCGCCTGATATGATCATTGATATTCAAATTGAAGAGATGGTGGGATATAATGAAATTGCACCCATGCTGCTGATCCCCTTTATTGAGAATGCCTACAAGCATGGCATTAGCCTGCAGGAAAAATCGTGGATAAATGTTAATCTTTACAAAAACGAAAACATATTGCATCTTGATGTACACAACAGCGTACACCCAGTTAACATAAACGACCCCGAGCGTTATCATTCGGGCACGGGTTTAGAAAATGTAAAACAACGCCTGCAACTGCTTTACCCAAACAGGCACGAACTGGTGGTGAGGCAAAATACCAAAGAGTTTTTTGTGCATTTATCGCTTACGCTCGACCAGCAAAAACCAATATAA
- a CDS encoding amidohydrolase, with the protein MKKLLLLPFSLFAIQAFAQTNASKILIAKKADAIEGKVIAWRRDFHEHPELGNHEVRTAAIIAKHLQSLGLEVKTGIATTGVVGILKGGKPGPVVALRADMDGLPVTERVNLPFASKVKTMYNGAEVGVMHACGHDSHMAILMGVAEILSGMKADLHGTVKFIFQPAEEGVLPAELVNGKKSGAEQMVAEGVMENPKVNAVFGLHIQSYQPAGTITYRPGGDMAAVNDMQIIVKGRSAHGAYPWSSVDPVVTSAQIINNLQTVVSRNLHITDNPAVVTVGAINGGNRSNIIPETVTMLGTIRTFSPADEKMIIERVKTIATKTAEANGATVELKIPYSNHYPVTYNNPELVAKMLPALQATAGKENIILRQAETGAEDFSFYQEKAPGIFLHLGGLPKGGDPTKAPAHHTPDFFIDESGFTLGVKALCNLTLDYMNTKK; encoded by the coding sequence ATGAAAAAACTTTTACTCCTGCCTTTCTCACTTTTTGCCATACAAGCCTTTGCCCAAACAAATGCTTCAAAAATATTGATCGCTAAGAAAGCGGATGCCATTGAAGGTAAAGTGATAGCCTGGCGCCGCGATTTTCATGAACACCCCGAACTGGGCAACCACGAGGTGCGCACAGCTGCTATTATTGCCAAACATTTGCAAAGCCTGGGACTGGAAGTAAAAACCGGGATAGCAACAACCGGAGTTGTTGGCATACTAAAAGGCGGTAAGCCGGGACCGGTGGTTGCCCTGCGGGCCGATATGGATGGCTTGCCTGTTACCGAGCGTGTGAACCTGCCTTTTGCCTCGAAAGTAAAAACAATGTATAACGGGGCCGAAGTAGGAGTGATGCATGCTTGCGGTCACGACTCGCACATGGCCATTTTAATGGGCGTGGCCGAAATATTATCGGGCATGAAGGCTGATCTGCATGGCACAGTGAAATTCATTTTCCAGCCGGCTGAGGAAGGCGTACTGCCGGCTGAATTAGTGAATGGCAAAAAATCAGGAGCAGAACAAATGGTAGCCGAAGGAGTGATGGAAAACCCGAAGGTGAATGCAGTGTTTGGTCTGCATATCCAATCCTATCAGCCTGCGGGAACCATTACCTATCGCCCGGGCGGGGATATGGCAGCTGTGAACGATATGCAGATTATTGTAAAAGGCCGTTCGGCGCATGGGGCTTATCCCTGGTCGTCGGTCGATCCGGTAGTTACTTCGGCCCAAATCATTAATAACCTGCAAACCGTAGTGAGCCGCAACCTGCATATTACCGATAACCCGGCAGTGGTAACCGTAGGTGCTATAAACGGCGGTAACCGCAGTAACATTATCCCCGAAACGGTAACCATGCTGGGAACCATCCGCACGTTTAGTCCGGCGGATGAAAAGATGATCATTGAACGGGTAAAAACCATCGCCACTAAAACCGCTGAAGCCAATGGCGCTACGGTTGAGTTGAAGATACCTTACAGCAACCATTACCCGGTAACCTATAACAACCCCGAACTGGTAGCCAAAATGCTGCCTGCCCTGCAGGCAACCGCGGGAAAGGAAAACATTATTTTGCGCCAGGCTGAAACCGGGGCCGAGGATTTTAGCTTTTACCAGGAAAAAGCGCCCGGCATATTCCTGCACCTGGGCGGCCTGCCCAAAGGCGGCGACCCAACCAAAGCACCCGCCCACCACACCCCCGACTTTTTTATTGATGAAAGTGGCTTTACGCTGGGTGTGAAAGCTTTGTGTAACTTGACGCTGGATTATATGAATACTAAGAAATAA
- the aspS gene encoding aspartate--tRNA ligase, giving the protein MLRTHTCGELNISNLGQTVTLCGWVQKSRDLGGTTFIDVRDRYGLTQILVNTDSSADIREQARNLGREFVIKVTGTVLERTSKNLKIPTGEIEISVSEIEILNGSKIPPFMIEDETDGGEELRAKYRYLDLRRNPIRNNLVMRHKLAQEVRRYLSDLDFIEVETPVLIKSTPEGARDFVVPSRMNPGEFYALPQSPQTFKQLLMVSGFDRYFQIVKCFRDEDLRADRQPEFTQIDCEMSFITQEDILNVFEGMTRHLFNHVKGITLESFPRMEYADAMRLYGSDKPDLRFGMEFVEMNDLVKGKNFGVFDNAELVVAINAKGCAEYTRKQIDELTEWLKRPQIGATGLIYARHNADGTIKSSVDKFYDEAALAEWSKALNTEPGDMILVLAGAKDKVRKQMNELRLEIGGRLGLRDKNKFAPLWVVDFPLLEWDEETERYHAMHHPFTSPKPEDIALLDSNPGAVRANAYDLVINGTEIGGGSIRIHDKKLQSLMFKHLGFSPEEAQKQFGFLMDAFEFGAPPHGGIAFGFDRLSSIFAGLDSIRDVIAFPKNNSGRDVMIDSPSTIAEAQMNELKIKTTA; this is encoded by the coding sequence ATGCTACGTACACACACTTGCGGCGAATTAAACATCAGTAACCTTGGCCAAACCGTCACTTTATGCGGTTGGGTGCAAAAATCGCGAGATTTGGGCGGCACAACCTTTATAGATGTGCGCGACCGTTATGGTTTAACCCAGATTTTAGTAAATACCGACAGCAGCGCCGACATACGCGAACAAGCCCGCAACCTGGGCCGCGAGTTTGTAATTAAAGTTACCGGTACCGTTTTAGAACGTACCAGCAAAAACCTGAAGATACCTACCGGCGAGATCGAAATCAGCGTTTCGGAGATCGAGATACTGAACGGATCGAAGATACCGCCGTTTATGATAGAGGATGAAACCGATGGCGGCGAGGAATTGCGTGCTAAATATCGCTACTTAGACCTGCGCCGTAACCCTATCCGTAATAACCTGGTGATGCGCCATAAACTGGCCCAGGAAGTGCGCCGTTACCTGAGCGACCTTGACTTTATCGAGGTGGAAACCCCGGTACTGATCAAGTCGACCCCTGAAGGTGCGCGCGACTTTGTGGTGCCAAGCCGTATGAACCCGGGCGAATTTTATGCCCTGCCGCAGTCGCCGCAAACGTTTAAGCAGTTGCTGATGGTAAGCGGGTTCGACCGCTACTTCCAGATCGTTAAATGCTTCCGCGATGAGGATTTGCGCGCCGACCGTCAGCCGGAATTTACACAGATAGATTGCGAGATGTCGTTCATTACCCAGGAAGATATCCTGAACGTATTTGAAGGCATGACGCGCCACTTATTTAACCATGTGAAAGGCATTACCCTGGAAAGCTTCCCGCGGATGGAATATGCTGATGCGATGCGTCTGTACGGATCAGATAAACCCGACCTGCGCTTTGGGATGGAGTTTGTGGAAATGAACGACCTGGTGAAGGGCAAAAACTTTGGCGTATTTGATAACGCCGAACTGGTTGTTGCCATTAACGCTAAAGGCTGCGCCGAATACACCCGCAAGCAAATTGATGAACTGACCGAATGGTTAAAACGCCCGCAAATTGGCGCGACAGGTTTGATATATGCCCGTCACAACGCCGATGGAACCATTAAATCATCGGTCGATAAATTTTATGATGAGGCTGCCCTGGCCGAATGGTCTAAAGCACTAAATACCGAACCCGGCGATATGATATTAGTATTGGCGGGCGCTAAAGATAAAGTACGCAAGCAAATGAACGAGCTGCGCCTGGAAATTGGCGGCCGTTTAGGCTTGCGCGATAAGAACAAGTTCGCGCCGCTATGGGTTGTTGATTTCCCGCTGCTGGAATGGGACGAGGAAACCGAACGTTACCACGCCATGCACCATCCGTTCACTTCACCTAAGCCTGAAGATATTGCCTTGTTAGACAGCAATCCGGGAGCAGTACGCGCCAACGCTTACGACCTGGTTATTAACGGTACCGAAATAGGCGGTGGTTCTATCCGTATCCATGATAAAAAACTGCAATCACTGATGTTTAAGCATTTAGGTTTTTCACCAGAGGAAGCGCAGAAGCAATTTGGCTTTCTGATGGACGCCTTTGAATTTGGCGCCCCTCCGCATGGCGGTATCGCTTTCGGGTTCGACAGGTTGAGCTCAATATTTGCCGGACTGGATTCTATCCGCGATGTGATTGCTTTCCCGAAAAACAATTCGGGACGCGATGTGATGATCGATTCGCCATCGACCATTGCCGAAGCGCAAATGAATGAATTAAAAATAAAGACGACCGCTTAA
- a CDS encoding LytR/AlgR family response regulator transcription factor: MIKAIAIDDEPLALEVIRSHAGKVPFIEMAAYFTNAFEAMAYMAANPTDLLFLDIKMPDISGIELAEGLQQKPLIIFTTAYAEHAVTSYELNAIDYLLKPFSYPRFLKACHKAHEQLLLKQGNKPPVADSIFIKSGYEQIKVMFDQLLYLEAGGNYMSFILADGRRILSRLTMADTMILLPAGVFVRVHRSYIVNKNKIDRIERHQLHIAGQVVPVSSSFDPGLISN, encoded by the coding sequence ATGATAAAAGCTATTGCCATAGATGATGAGCCCCTTGCCCTGGAAGTGATCCGGTCGCATGCCGGGAAGGTTCCTTTTATAGAAATGGCGGCCTATTTCACTAACGCGTTCGAGGCGATGGCTTATATGGCTGCCAACCCTACCGATCTATTGTTCCTGGATATTAAAATGCCCGATATTTCAGGTATTGAGCTGGCCGAAGGCTTGCAGCAAAAACCACTTATTATTTTTACAACAGCCTATGCCGAGCACGCCGTTACCAGTTACGAGCTTAACGCGATAGATTACCTGTTGAAGCCCTTTTCGTACCCCCGGTTTCTAAAAGCCTGCCATAAGGCGCACGAGCAATTATTACTAAAACAAGGCAATAAACCACCTGTTGCCGATAGTATTTTCATTAAATCGGGCTACGAACAAATTAAGGTAATGTTTGATCAGTTGTTATACCTGGAGGCCGGCGGTAATTATATGAGTTTTATCCTGGCCGATGGCCGCAGGATATTATCACGCCTTACCATGGCCGATACCATGATCCTTTTACCTGCCGGCGTTTTTGTGCGGGTGCACCGGTCATACATCGTCAATAAAAATAAAATAGACCGCATTGAGCGGCACCAGTTGCACATTGCCGGGCAGGTAGTGCCGGTAAGCAGCAGTTTTGACCCAGGATTGATATCAAACTAA